Part of the Sphingobium sp. TKS genome is shown below.
TGAGGCGCAAGTTGAGCGATATCTGGATTATGCGATCGCGTTATTCCGGAAACGTCGTGGCAGGCATCCCAGCGAGCGCTGGCACGCAGTTCCGCGATCTGCAATTCACGCGTTGCTACGGCTTGGGCAGGGTCAGTGGCCACCCTCTGAAAAAGTAACATGCGACGCCGATGCGCTGCGGATTACGATCTGCAATGAATATGAAACCTGGCTTCGTGAGGAGCGTGGCCTTGCCCAGGCCAGCATCGACGCGTTCCTGTGGGAAGCGCGCTACTTCCTTGCCTGGCAACTCAACCGGTGCGGGGCCGATGGCCTCGAGGCAGTGACCGTGGGTGAAATTGACAGCTACATGGACTTGCGCGGTTCGAAACTGACGCGCAGTTCTCTGAAATCCACAGCCGAGCGGCTGCGCTCGTTGCTGCGTTACCTGCATTGGACGGCCCGCGTTGCGGAAGACCTGACACCGCATATCATCGCGCCGCGGCTCTACGCTTACGAAGGGGTGCCGTCGATTTTGGAGCGCGACCAGATCGCCGCGGTTCTGGCAAGTGTGAGCAAGGACAAGACGGCTGCCGGTTTGCGTGACCACGCGATATTACAGGTCCTCGCCACCTATGGCCTTCGCGCAAGCGAAGTCCGCAACATGCGGATCGAAGACATAGACTGGCGGGCCGAAGTCATCCGCGTCCGCCACAATAAAACGCAAGCCTACACGTTCCTGCCATTGATGGGACCGGTTGGCGAAGCGATCCTCGCCTATCTGCGGTCTGGTCGGCCCGCCACTGATGCCAGGGAACTCTTCATCCGAACGCGCGCGCCCTATTGCAAGCTTGAGAAGATATACAGCCTGATTCGGCAGCGGCTCCGGGATGCCGGCGTCAAACCCTCAGGCAGGAGCGGGCCTCACATCTTCCGTCACGCTCGTGCGACCGAGTTGCTGCGCGCCGCAGTGTCGAAAAAGGTAATCGGTGATCTGTTGGGACATCGCTCCGTTGGATCGACGGCGCCCTATCTCAAGCTCGCCACGGAGGATCTGAGAGCCATCGCTCTGGATGTGCCGGGACCGGAGGTGCTGGCATGACCTCCCGTTGGCCCGATTCCGATCGCGCGTGCATTGGCCGCTTTGTCTCAAGCCTTGATCTGCGCAATCCCAAAAGCCGCGTCTGCTATCAACAGGTCCTGCATAGCTTCCAGGATATTGTCGAACGGCATGGAGCGCTCGATCAGCAAGCCCTGCAGGCCTGGTTGCGCGAATTAGCCACTCGCTGGGCGACATCTACCCTTCTGCATCGCACCCGAATCATCGACCGGTTCCTCGATCATCTGCTCGCAACCGGGGGGATCGATCACCACCCGGTCAAAGCTCTACGCGAGGCATGTCATATCAAGCAGTGCATGCCGATCTGGCGCGCGCTGATATCGCGTGATCCAGAACAGGCTCTTGCCAGACTGCGCAAGCCCAAACCGTTCGGCAGCGTGCTGGGCGAGGCCATGGCCGAACATGTCGCGATGATGCGGCGCAGGGGGTACAAATATACTTCGCAACCCGAGCGGTTCTTGCAGTTCGACCGGTTCCTACAGTTGAATCCGCAACTGGAAACCGAGCCGCTGAGCGTTATGATCGATCAATGGGCGGCCACAAAGGGCACCCGCAACCATGCATATGAACGCGAAAACCTCGAACGTATCTTCGCAAAAATCCTACGGCGCCGCGACCCGTCAGTTCCTCGGCGTCGGCCGGATCCGCGACCCCGGAAAGAGGTGCGCAAGCAGTGGCGCCAGCCCCATATTTACTCTCCTGGTGACGTTCGGCGAATGCTCGACATTGCCCGTTCGTATCCCTCGCCACGCGCAACCCTTCGACCATTGTGCATCTACACCATGCTGTTGCTGGCCTACTGTGCGGGTCTGCGACGCGGAGAACTGGCCCGGCTGGATCTTGGTGACGTTAATCCCCGAGACGGCACCATCACGGTTCGGCAGACCAAGTTCTTCAAGACCCGAATCCTGCCGCTCCCCGACAGTGTGATGAACGAGTTGCGGACCTACATCGCAGCCCGACGTCGGGCTGGTGCATCGCAGGATCCGCACTCCGCCCTGTTCTGGCACGTCCAGGGTAGGTCCCGCTACACGCCCGAAATGATAACCTGGGTGCTTACAGACGTCATACGTCGCGCCGGGTTGAAGCCATTGCAGGGGCACGACGGACCTCGCGTTCATGATCTTCGGCACTCGATGGTCGTGAACCGCATCCTTGAATGGTACCGTCTGGGGATCAACCCGCAGGATCGGCTGCCGTTCCTCGCGACCTACCTCGGACATCGAGATATCAACTCCACGCTGGTCTACATCACCGTTACGCAGGATCTGCTGCATCTCGCGAACGAACGCTTCAGGGCCCTGGGCGCGCCATGCCTCAATCCTGAACGGGAGGTGCGGCCATGAGCAGGACCAATCCATTCCCGGAACTGATGCGCGCATTCTTCTACGAATGGCTCGTTGAGCAGCGCAATGCGTCGGTCAACACGGTCCGTTCCTACCGCGACACTTGGCGGCTCTTCCTCCGGTTCGTCGCTGATCGCGCGGAAAAGAAGGTTGCGATGATCTCGCTGGCCGATCTGACTGCCGCGCAGGTCACGGCGTTCCTGAGGCACGCCGAGCACGAGCGCGGTGGTACGATCGGTACCCGCAACTGCCGGCTTGCTGCAATCCGCAGCTTCTTCAACTTCGTGGCTACCAGGGATCCCGCATCGATCGCGCAATGCGTCGAAATCCTCAACATCCCGATCAAGCGGGCGCCGGTATCGGAACCCTGCTATCTGGATCCGCCGGAAGTGGCGGCGATCCTTGCCCAGCCAGACCAATCGACCCTAAAAGGCATGCGCGACCATGCGTTGCTCTCGTTCCTCTACAACAGCGGCGCGCGAATACAGGAAGCGCTCGATGTGTGCCCCGAAGCGATCCGGTTCGATAGTCCCAGTTGCGTCCGACTTATGGGCAAGGGCCGAAAAGAGCGCATCTGCCCGCTTTGGCCGGAAACCGTACTGTTGCTGGAAAGGCTGCTTGACCGGCAGCCGCGAGCACCAGACCAGCGGCTGTTCGTTAACCGCTACGGCGAGCCGCTCAGCGCTTCGGGCGTCCGGTTCAAGCTTGCCGCCTATGTGAAGGCGGCGGCTGAAACCATGCCGTCGCTTCAAACAAAGCACGTAACGCCTCACAGCTTCCGCCACGCGACCGCCGTCCACCTTGTATCGGCGGGCGTGGACATCACGGTCATCCGCAGTTGGCTTGGACATGTGAGTCTCGACACCACCAATCACTATGCCAAGGCCAATCTGGAAACGAAGCGGAAGGCGCTGGAGCAGGTCGCCGTGCCGTCGGCGACGGGGCGTTCACCATCCTGGAAACGCGATACGAGCCTGCTCGCCTGGCTTGATACGCTGTAAAATAATGCGAAGGAGTGTTGGGCAGAAACGCCGATAATCGGCCGATCTGTCCACGTTCCTTCGCATTTTGAGAACCTGATGATTAGTGAAGTAATGCTCACCTATCCATTACTTGACGTAGGGCTTCGCTAATTGCGGCGCGATCAACCTTACATCATGCCCGAGCGATCCGAGAAGACGAGCCCAATGATGTGAACTGCCGCATGCCTCGATAGCGACGAGGGTGGGTGGCAGCTTTTCGAAAAACCGAATCATCTCTCGGCGCGTCAACTTCTTGCGCAGCACTGGCTTCTCCGCTGCATCGACGCCATGCAGTTGAAAAACGTTCTTTGACGTATCCATGCCTATGCGGGTAATTTGCTCCACGGGCGGCTCCCTTGATTGAGTCTTGCAACGCACTCACTCTGGCACATTGCGATGCCGTTGGGAGCCGTCCACCCCAACAAGGCGGAATATGGGCAGGATCACCGAAGCGGGTTTCGGACAGCGGGTTCCAGAAGGGCGAGAAGGCCGCTTCCCTTATGAAGTCGCCCTCCTCATCGCCGGGCATGACGACGATAAGATGGGTCAATCCTTCCAGCCCACAGGCGATGGCGTCCTTGATGTGATCGGACAGCAGGCAATGAAGGGCCGGATCGAGCGGCAGCAACAGGGCCGCTTTCATGGTATCGATGTCGTAAAGTGACAGCATAGTCGGATTCCTTTGGGCAAAAAGAAGGCGCCCCGGAGGACGCTTCGTTGGGTTTTGAGCTTCAAGAGGGTGGCCGGACGGCCTTGGCTTAATTACCCTCTGCCCTGTCAGTTGAATCGCCATTCGGCTGATCGGCATAGGCGCGGCACAGAGCAAGTAAGGTAGGATCTATGCCTTCTGCATCGGGGACGATCAGCACATGCCCTGCCCCTGAATCGGACAGCACAAAGGGCATTTCA
Proteins encoded:
- a CDS encoding site-specific integrase; translation: MSRTNPFPELMRAFFYEWLVEQRNASVNTVRSYRDTWRLFLRFVADRAEKKVAMISLADLTAAQVTAFLRHAEHERGGTIGTRNCRLAAIRSFFNFVATRDPASIAQCVEILNIPIKRAPVSEPCYLDPPEVAAILAQPDQSTLKGMRDHALLSFLYNSGARIQEALDVCPEAIRFDSPSCVRLMGKGRKERICPLWPETVLLLERLLDRQPRAPDQRLFVNRYGEPLSASGVRFKLAAYVKAAAETMPSLQTKHVTPHSFRHATAVHLVSAGVDITVIRSWLGHVSLDTTNHYAKANLETKRKALEQVAVPSATGRSPSWKRDTSLLAWLDTL
- a CDS encoding tyrosine-type recombinase/integrase; this translates as MTSRWPDSDRACIGRFVSSLDLRNPKSRVCYQQVLHSFQDIVERHGALDQQALQAWLRELATRWATSTLLHRTRIIDRFLDHLLATGGIDHHPVKALREACHIKQCMPIWRALISRDPEQALARLRKPKPFGSVLGEAMAEHVAMMRRRGYKYTSQPERFLQFDRFLQLNPQLETEPLSVMIDQWAATKGTRNHAYERENLERIFAKILRRRDPSVPRRRPDPRPRKEVRKQWRQPHIYSPGDVRRMLDIARSYPSPRATLRPLCIYTMLLLAYCAGLRRGELARLDLGDVNPRDGTITVRQTKFFKTRILPLPDSVMNELRTYIAARRRAGASQDPHSALFWHVQGRSRYTPEMITWVLTDVIRRAGLKPLQGHDGPRVHDLRHSMVVNRILEWYRLGINPQDRLPFLATYLGHRDINSTLVYITVTQDLLHLANERFRALGAPCLNPEREVRP
- a CDS encoding site-specific integrase; amino-acid sequence: MLQSEHELLTELRAILTNQRYNPTVIRNHCTYAQEFLDYLQHRGICVTDVTEAQVERYLDYAIALFRKRRGRHPSERWHAVPRSAIHALLRLGQGQWPPSEKVTCDADALRITICNEYETWLREERGLAQASIDAFLWEARYFLAWQLNRCGADGLEAVTVGEIDSYMDLRGSKLTRSSLKSTAERLRSLLRYLHWTARVAEDLTPHIIAPRLYAYEGVPSILERDQIAAVLASVSKDKTAAGLRDHAILQVLATYGLRASEVRNMRIEDIDWRAEVIRVRHNKTQAYTFLPLMGPVGEAILAYLRSGRPATDARELFIRTRAPYCKLEKIYSLIRQRLRDAGVKPSGRSGPHIFRHARATELLRAAVSKKVIGDLLGHRSVGSTAPYLKLATEDLRAIALDVPGPEVLA